The proteins below come from a single Mugil cephalus isolate CIBA_MC_2020 chromosome 7, CIBA_Mcephalus_1.1, whole genome shotgun sequence genomic window:
- the LOC125010125 gene encoding nucleolar protein 9: protein MLAKAEDKKPQKGGGKKRRHTGEDGGGGERKRRGGADGEKTQGDGGKKRLDALSVGYFRRVGERLTEGFEDNEEREMFVENVLTEVKGKAALVAMDQTGSLTLQRLLTLSSLDQVGEVLAELGGESGSEFKTVSCDRCGGHVVESAVRQMSRWMESSANTEEEEEEEERCGVLEAQVLSLSQVVRDNSAEFIRHVHGSHVVRTLLHVLGGCIGPARTEARPGAKERNAAPQLTDFEIPTSFWYELKSLTETLMEDVKLGVTDAVASAVFQTMLTVCHRKRPKLCKQLLKSIMEYLTSRSAAPGVSPLLVFLKDQASSHLIEMVIQLAHKPLLRDLYKNHLKGQLVDLALHPIANFPVQRLTAAAAKHKLFLKLFDELIQGLEAILAAGHMGVIVQLAESCAESEEKQGEMMQCLLHAFHCAEPGSRHVSCLPLFMSLLTYDVYYHSDSEGNIQTEVPLSSICYHGSRLVQALSKFKDRSLLLSSLRTLSPADLLTLACDPAGSHVLQALITTSSDKGRGKILKRLEGQYVKMACSRLGSRVLEAVWNSASVSQRQSIAQELVPNESQLRSDQFARHVWAKFALSHFAHRRAHWQEIQTGESKKRKLFNDILA, encoded by the exons ATGCTGGCCAAAGCAGAGGACAAAAAGCcacagaaaggaggaggaaagaaaaggagacacactggtgaagatggaggaggtggagagaggaagaggaggggaggcgcGGATGGAGAGAAAACCCAGGGAGATGGTGGCAAGAAACGACTTGACGCCCTGAGTGTGGGCTATTTCCGCAGAGTCGGAGAAAGACTCACCGAAGGCTTTGAAGATAATGAAGAGAGAG AGATGTTTGTGGAGAATGTTCTCACGGAAGTCAAAGGCAAGGCCGCGCTGGTGGCCATGGACCAGACGGGAAGCCTCACTCTTCAACGGCTGCTTACACTGTCCAGCCTCGACCAGGTGGGGGAGGTGCTGGCTGAGCTGGGTGGCGAATCGGGCTCTGAGTTTAAGACGGTTTCTTGCGACCGGTGTGGGGGCCATGTGGTGGAGAGTGCCGTCAGACAGATGTCCAGGTGGATGG AGTCATCTGctaacacagaagaagaagaggaggaggaggagcgctgTGGCGTGCTGGAGGCCCAAGTGTTGTCTTTGAGTCAGGTTGTGAGAGACAACAGCGCAGAGTTCATCAGACACGTTCACGGATCACACGTGGTCCGCACTCTTCTGCACGTGCTGGGAGGCTGCATCGGACCAGCTCGCACCGAGGCTCGACcag GTGCAAAAGAACGCAATGCTGCCCCTCAGCTGACAGACTTTGAGATCCCAACGTCATTTTGGTACGAGCTGAAAAGCCTCACAGAGACCTTGATGGAAGACGTGAAGC TCGGCGTGACAGATGCTGTCGCCAGCGCAGTGTTCCAGACCATGTTGACTGTGTGTCACAGAAAGCGACCCAAACTCTgcaaacagctcctcaaaagcaTCATGGAGTACCTGACGAGTCGCAGCGCTGCTCCTGGAGTTAG TCCTCTTCTGGTCTTTCTGAAGGACCAGGCCTCCAGTCACCTCATCGAGATGGTCATACAGCTGGCCCACAAGCCACTTCTCCGCGACCTCTACAAGAATCACCTCAAGGGTCAGCTGGTTGACCTAGCCCTCCATCCCATCGCCAACTTCCCTGTACAAAGACTAACGGCAGCCGCTGCCAAACACAAACTG TTCTTGAAGTTGTTTGATGAGCTGATCCAGGGTCTGGAGGCCATCTTGGCCGCAGGTCACATGGGTGTGATCGTCCAGCTGGCAGAAAGCTGTGCAGaaagtgaagagaaacaggGCGAGATGATGCAGTGCCTCCTCCAC GCTTTCCACTGTGCTGAGCCTGGCTCCCGACACGTCAGctgcctccctctcttcatGTCCCTGCTCACCTATGACGTGTATTACCACTCTGACTCAGAGGGCAACATACAGACGGAG GTCCCCCTGTCCTCCATCTGTTACCACGGCTCCCGCCTGGTCCAGGCGCTGTCGAAGTTTAAGGATCGCTCACTCCTCCTCAGCAGCCTGCGCACTCTGAGTCCAGCTGACCTCCTCacactggcgtgtgaccccgcaGGCAGCCATGTCCTGCAGGCCCTCATCACCACCTCCAGTGACAAGGGCAGGGGCAAGATCCTTAAGAGGCTGGAG GGTCAGTACGTCAAAATGGCCTGCTCCAGGTTGGGCAGTCGTGTGCTTGAAGCCGTGTGGAACAGTGCTTCAGTCAGTCAGAGGCAAAGCATCGCACAGGAACTAG TTCCAAACGAAAGCCAGCTGAGGTCAGATCAGTTTGCACGTCACGTGTGGGCCAAATTTGCCCTCTCCCACTTTGCACACAGAAGAGCCCACTGGCAGGAAATACAGACCGGCGAGTCCAAGAAGCGGAAGCTTTTCAATGACATTCTTGCATGA